The window TTCCATTCTCCCCACTCTCCCCATACACAATCAACAGGACAGCATTGAacgttaaaaaagtttgatttagTTGATGATCCGGAGCAGCTCGATCCTCCACAACTTGCGTGGGTTGAAATATTCCTTAATCGCGACTGGGTTCCACCACCGCATGTCACGGAACAGGAGCTAAAGTCGCTCCATTGTCCCCACACACATTCATCCGGACAGCACTCAGTGTTACAGGTACGAATTTCTGAAGTCAAACCACTGCATGATGAGCCACCACATCTGGCACCCGTCGTCACAATGTGTGATCTTGACTGCATTCCACCACCGCAAGTTACAGAACATGTTTCGAAGCTTGTCCACGGTCCCCAAACGCAGCTGACAGGACAACAGCCGTTATTGCAGGATGTCGAAGATTTAGGTAAACCCGGTCAGCTGGACCTCCCACAGAAAGCAGTGGCAGtctatgtttattttttgccccGAAAAGTTTGTatattgttttacaacaaattaTCCATTTGCTTCCCACCATGCCGACGACAAATCAAAATGTGCGTAAACTGCAACAAGCACTAACAAAGTCCAAGCTTTCGTTTCGTTGCTCTTGTATTCGTAGGTAAACTAAAATAACTTAACCTAAATGTCttataactaaataataaaattgattttaaattgaTATGTTTTTTAATGCGTGATCGGGTCACTGCCAACtgttatttaacattttgaagttattGTCGTAAGTCTTTATAACCCTAAAAGCGACATCGTGCTCTTGCTTGCCCATTTATAAGcagttattattaatattcgATATTTAGTTTGTTTAACATACTTTTCGAGTATATTTTATCATCGATCTATCTCAATCATACAATTGAATTTTCCATTCCTTTCcgtttattatttctttgtattttcatcAGTTCCAAAGCGTATATTCACACACCAACGCCAAATGTTCGGAAAACTCTGAATacattcaaataaacccaCACATTTACGTGTATCGCGTTATGATCGGTATTTCACATAAGCCATTTGTTTCGAAGCTGCAAACTCGGTCGTTTGTACGAAGATCATACTGAAGAAGAATCTCTCCACATTTTTCGTTACCACCACTATTTGAAGGTTGTCGTGGATTTTCTATCCAGTGGGTATTTTCTCGGGTAGACGAAGTAACCGTAGAGTCCGCCCAAACCCAGTCTTGACCACCGCCAATCAAGTCAACTAAACCGATCCAAGCTTCATCAAAGCCCAACGCTTGCTGAATTGGGCTGTGGaaacattaacaaaatacGTTGTTAAATCGATTgtataaaaattgtaaataccCTTTTGAAATGtcaaaaaattacatttagttctttatacaaattttgttaatgCGATGTATAATGTAAAATTGTGGGTTAGCTTAGTACTGGCTTTTGCTTATaatcattcaaaaaattaGGTTTATAAAGCAATTGATCGACAAACACTTAATAAATTAAGAGTTAATATTATAGAGTAATTGTAATTCAGCAAAAGCAGTGATCTGTGTTAACCACTGCAATaagagaaaataaaataatttaagcaTATAAAGTAAATGTTTCCTTCAGGAAAGGGGGTTTCGTTAATATATATTATCCAATacagtaaaaaatgtttacttaCGCTCTTAAGGAGAAGTCCTTCATTCCAACAGCTGCAAGGTCGCCACCCACATTTACACATTCGGTGCGAGTGTTGTCCCACGTGCCTTTTGACGTCAGCATATAACGATATCCATTGCCAGCGTCGTAACCTTGTCTATCTGATATGAGGTACAAGATACTGAAACTAAGTTTTATAGAAAATAGCCAACGATTTGTTAGTAACATTCACAAATTGATGACTATATTTGGCCAATAAACTGATTAATCATCGttgtaattatataattatatgttttgtttttttactatTATATTTACTATGTTCACATAATCCGTATTTAGGAGAACTGCATTCAACGTCGTTTGTGCGAAGACTGTAGGAGTCAATAATCTCGCCGCAGTTTTCGTTACCACCCGAGTTGGAAGGTTGTAGTGGATTTTGTATCCAATGGGTGTTTCCTGATGTAGATGAAGTCTTATCGACCCAAACCCAGGTGTTGTCTTCTTTGCTCAATCCTACCCATGCATGATCGAAAGTGAAAGTTTGTTGTAGGGTGCTATATAGCAAGAGAAAATAGGAAAACctttaattataaaaaataataaatttaaataataatctaCAAATGTTAGATTTTAACATAATTTCTAAACACAACTAACTCTAACTAACTCTTgattaaattgcaaaaacgttttcaatcattgttaaaaaatttgaaaaacgttGAGGAAAGTTGAAATCACCTTCGTAAAGAAAAATCCCTCACTCTAACCGCGAGGTCACCTCCATAACTTTTACATTCATCACGAGCCTGCTGAAAAGTCTTTTTTTGGGTCAAAAAGTAGTAATACCCGCTTCCACTGTAAACTTCCCTCCATTCTCCTATCATCAATATATTATGTATTATGTGGCTATGACGTTATATGATATTTAGTTTAGATCATGTTGTGGTACA of the Clavelina lepadiformis chromosome 7, kaClaLepa1.1, whole genome shotgun sequence genome contains:
- the LOC143466277 gene encoding uncharacterized protein LOC143466277 isoform X1, whose translation is MKYGRLGLGLSLCFVLSFLHFSESFLIDPYSDNVLTGEWREVYSGSGYYYFLTQKKTFQQARDECKSYGGDLAVRVRDFSLRSTLQQTFTFDHAWVGLSKEDNTWVWVDKTSSTSGNTHWIQNPLQPSNSGGNENCGEIIDSYSLRTNDVECSSPKYGLCEHNRQGYDAGNGYRYMLTSKGTWDNTRTECVNVGGDLAAVGMKDFSLRAPIQQALGFDEAWIGLVDLIGGGQDWVWADSTVTSSTRENTHWIENPRQPSNSGGNEKCGEILLQYDLRTNDRVCSFETNGLCEIPIITRYT